Proteins from one Desmodus rotundus isolate HL8 chromosome 9, HLdesRot8A.1, whole genome shotgun sequence genomic window:
- the C9H17orf58 gene encoding UPF0450 protein C17orf58 homolog: MTARAFWLLCLIIGSSPESPVAERKASPLHGRNPDPSGGPRAEETPGPRTQPIPEAAPPNWSDPRRRKPPPPAENRAGFREAPRAPAGPPSPRLPQAENRASPRRVPALEDSPRRARTRAARPPARAADAPSSPAHPNRPRAAAPPSGPAPQPSRIGPLRRNTEPGAEYCVHACGADLDERESYCTSEFAVNGIVHDVDVLGPGIQLVTLLVDRDGLYKMNRLYTTPDGFFFRVHILALDSDSCNKTCPEFKPGSRYIVMGHIYHKRRQLPSALLQILRGRLRPGDGLLPRSSSYVKRFNRKRDVQVQGAVHTQCI, from the exons ATGACAGCTAGAGCTTTCTGGCTCCTCTGTTTGATCATTGGATCATCTCCGGAATCCCCAGTAGCAGAGAGAAAAG CCTCGCCGCTCCACGGCAGAAACCCCGACCCCAGCGGCGGTCCGAGGGCGGAGGAGACACCGGGGCCACGGACGCAGCCGATACCGGAGGCCGCACCTCCCAACTGGTCGGACCCGAGGCGCCGGAAGCCTCCGCCGCCCGCCGAGAACCGGGCTGGCTTCCGGGAGGCCCCGCGCGCGCCCGCTGGCCCGCCGAGCCCGCGCCTCCCACAGGCCGAGAACCGCGCGTCGCCGCGCCGCGTGCCCGCACTGGAGGACTCCCCGCGGCGTGCGCGCACCCGGGCCGCGCGCCCCCCTGCGCGCGCCGCCGACGCCCCCTCCAGCCCCGCTCACCCCAACCGGCCGCGCGCCGCCGCGCCGCCCTCCGGACCCGCTCCGCAGCCTTCGCGCATTGGCCCGCTGCGGCGGAACACGGAACCGGGCGCAGAGTACTGTGTGCACGCCTGCGGGGCGGACCTGGACGAGCGCGAGTCCTACTGCACCAGCGAATTCG CGGTGAACGGAATCGTGCATGATGTGGACGTGCTCGGCCCAGGGATCCAGCTGGTGACTCTGCTGGTGGACCGAGACGGGCTGTACAAGATGAACCGCCTGTACACCACTCCGGATGGATTTTTCTTCCGAGTCCACATCTTAGCCCTAGACTCCGACAGTTGCAATAAGACATGTCCAGAATTTAAACCTG gcAGCAGGTATATTGTGATGGGCCACATCTACCATAAGAGACGGCAGCTCCCTTCAGCTCTGCTCCAGATCCTAAGAGGGCGCCTCCGGCCAGGAGATGGACTGCTCCCACGCAGCAGCAGCTATGTGAAAAGGTTTAACCGAAAAAGGGATGTGCAAGTTCAAGGTGCAGTTCACACCCAATGCATTTGA